The region ACTCAACAGGAATTTCCATTTCTAAGGACAGACTAAAGCAAGTCTAAAACAAGGGTTATAGAATTTAGTGTAGTGAAATGTGCTGGAGCCCACTTTCCATCAAGAAGGATTTTAAGTCCACAATGAATTCGTATTCATGCACCTTAGAGAATCTATACCGGTTAAAATATAATCAAAAAGTTAACAGCCAGTATTGGTCTGAACTTAGTTGTAACTTATTCAAGTACTTATTAGGTCAGCATTCCCTTTTTATACATGATTGACTCTACATCTTTTCAAGATCTGCCTTCTAGTTTCTTGCTTTTGGATCTGGTACTTATCACTTATTGCTGTTTATAATTTCATAATATGCACAGGCTAGTAATTGAGCCTGTGTGCAAGGGAAGAGGAATCTGGTCTCTGGTCActcttggaaattaaaaaaaaaccaaacaaaaacgaAACCCCTCCAACCAAACCTGTGAGTAGAGCAGTTCTCTGAAAAGTGGTGGTGTGATTTGTGTTGCGTAAGATGAAAACTGCTTGAACAGATCTCATTGTGCAGTTAGATTATGCAGGTAAATGTTTTAATGTGCGTCAATGAGTGAAGAACAGGAACCGGCAGTGTACACAGAGGAGATGCAACTGAGGCTTGCAGAAAAAGGTCacataaaaatactattttacgtTTCTTCCAAGGGCtgtaataagaaaacaaaagagttCTGGAAGAAGGTAAGATTTAGCTAGTAACTCTTCAACGTAATTGTAGCAGCACTTAATGTTTGCTTATTCTCGGTCACAGTTGTTGCTGCTATAGTTACAGTTCAGGATGACATTATACTTCATACTTAAATGCTTTCTGGAATCCGTAATGAAATACTCAGCGGTAGCAGTGACccagtaaaaataaacatgaaaagtaCATGTCTTTTCTGATGGCTAAGCACTCCACATCCATTTCATGAAGTACTTGCCACACCGGAATTTGGTACGTATCTATGAATAAtttggctgttttatttttttgtgttcacAGAACATTAAGGGTAACCTTATGTTGCTTACTGCTACggtagcaattattttttttttttttgagggcaaGGAACAAATTAATAGTTAAAATAAACTGTCAAACACTGTAACATATGCCATTATAATAAAATGAGGTCAGGTAATTATGAAATAACTTCAACAAAAACCATGTCTTAGCAATGCAATGTTAAATGACTGCATAAGAAGAGGAAAGTAAATACATCCACACAAAGGCTCATGTAGccaagaaaagaataaagaaaatggtCGTTTTCCAGAGCTCTGGACAGAATGCGGTACTTTGTATGGAATATAGCGAAATAAAAGTATGGTGAACTGgatgtgttttgtgtgttttatggAATGCCTGGAATGTTTAAAGAAGCCACTAGAAAATGTTTAAAGAATTTACTAGGGTGATTTGTATTTTGTCAGTTTTGTGGACAGTGCTTTTGTTTAAATACAGGAGCTTTTAAGATGTGCTTTTTGAAAAGTGTTATCCTTACAGAAGTGCAGTTTGCAACACTCGGtgaagtggaaaaacaaattGGGAAGACAAACTCCTTCCCCCAATTCCTTGCAACAACTTTGTGTGTCACAGACTGTCCGGAGGAGGCCCAGCCGTGGGGACACATTGCAGAGAAGGCAGGAGATCCCGGGGAGATGCCAGCACGAGTAGCGGGACACCGGGAGGTAGGGACGCTCCCTCACAAGGTGGTGCCATGGCAGACCGGGGTTGGACCCTACCTCAGCAGCTCTAGCCTAGCACTTATTTTTGTTATCTGGTCTTCTTAAAACGCTtattgagaaagaaaacactgatgtgtTTGTTAAAAGCAAAACTTTGTGTGCAAGTGTGTCCAACTCTTTGTGCGGAAGAGTTAGAAAGAGAGAAGGCAAAAGCCCCCTCATGCCTTCCCACCTCCATTTGTGATAAACAATCTACCCGTGTTGCTACAAAACAGAGCTAATTTAAGTCTAAAACATACATTTAACAATGTGGTCATTCTTAGTTACTCTGTCTTGTTTATGCTGGTGCGTCTGCACTACTGTAACACGAATCAAATGAGGTTTGCAACATGCAAGGTTGGCCAGCtcacaaaggacaaaaaaagctGGGTTTTGATCAAACTGAGTGAGTTACATAGTATTAAattgaagagagaaaaggagaaggaattaaattggggagagaaaaggagaagaagggCTGGAATGCCAGTGGGCTCAAGCATGTATTTATTGGATGTTGCCAGGTCGGCACAGCCTGGGGAGACTTACCTGGCACTAGCCTCATCAGCCCTGAACCTTTTATCTTCCAGTGCTTACAGAGGCAGGAGAGGTGCCACTGTCCTGATGAACAAAAATcgtaattatttttgtaaacacAAGATCCTAGCGGTCACTGGAGAGGTAAGAGACTGCCCATGTCAATTTCCCAACAAATCCACATGAAAATAATCATCTGCCACCTTTGTCAGGGTAACCAGGATAATTTCTTACCAGCCTacccagtaagaaaaaaaatcagtggggaAATCCAGATTTTGACTCCACTTGGGCAACAGCCTGCCTGATCTTATTTTAAGCAAGCCATGGAAATAGAGTCCAGATAAAATTACATTAGGTTTGCAATTGGCTAAAATTACTAAAGTAGTAGCTACCAAAAACTTAAAAGTGGGAAGCTTTATCAAATAATTTCTGCAAGAATTCAATGTCGTGCGGTTTGGTACCTTTTTAATAAGTAATTTGAATGCAGGAGTAGGCACTTTTTTCTTACCGAACATGAGAAAAGGCACCCCGGGAACGCTCTCAGCACTTCTGAGCATTCGCTAAAATTCAAAGTAGTCTTGATTAGCTGAAAAAATGATCTGAAATCAATCGGATAAAATTCATCATGGATTAGTTAAaggttaaaacaaaaaggaaagggaagaaacattAAAACAGTGAACAGCAAACTGCTGAGGCTGTGGTTTTTGGGGGAATAAGAGCCCCACGTGCCTGGAGGTTTGAGAGATCCAGAAGCAGAGTGTGAATCAACAGCGAGACGTGGTGACGAAGGAAGCGAGTGACGTTGGAGGGTGACTGAAGGAGTGTTGTGTGTGAGACACAAGCAGCAGTTACTTTATTCATCTTAACACTAGTGAATCCTCAGGGCACTGTCTCATGACTTTGATTTTTAAGAAGGACGTAAACGGATGAgaggatttggggaaaaataatataataaaagaGGGTCTTGTGAATCACATTGGCTTTAATTCAGCCGTCAGAGAAACCTCGACAAGTCCTCAACTGTGAGTAAGGCTTGTGTAAGAGCACGGCAAACGCTGCCTCTGAGAACGGGAAAAGAAATGACTTTGTTTTTCAGGCAGGGCTGTTCTGatttggaggaaaagaagggaaaaaaaagaagaactgtAAGTGGTGAAACATGAAAACAGTCGAGAGAATACCGGCACAGGAGCTGCAGCCAGGCTCTTCAGGGAGAGACAGCTTCACGCAGTCACAGACAAACACGTTTCGCTTTGTGTTCAGCGTCTCGTGCTCCTCAAGGGTGACAGTCGGACTGGGAATCCACCGCAACAGCCAGCTGTGGGGATGATGGTGCTCCCTCTGCTCTGTCAGGGATGGGTGTGGTCCCTCCTGCACCCAATGATGGCATCTAACACACCTGCAGGCACGGAGCTCTCGTTTGTCACCCCTGTGGGGTCACCAGCACTCAGAGGGGACCGATACGCATGTGCGACCAGCTGTACACATCCCACATCGTTCCTGCCCAAGTCCTGCGGAAACGAGAGCTCTCCTACCACAGAAAAAGGCAAGTTGGGCTAAATTTGTCGTGTCAACATGACAAAAAACCATGCAGCTGGTGAAGTGGGTGTAATGGAAATCAGGGGGTAAAATGGGAGCCAAATGAGAAGGATGTGGTCGCAGTGCTGTATTCCTTCATTGCTCTGCTGTAAAACACGCTAGGGGAGGAATAAATATCACTGTTTTGGAAGACTTTTGCCATGTTTTACACACCTCCATCCCATTGCAGCGTGCCTCTTAGAGCCCCCTGCTTAGTCTGTACAGCTAATTAAGTTAATCAATGCGAATTACACCAGCTGGCCTGAAATGAAGTGGCCACAGCCATCCTTTTCTCATGGATttaaacaacaacagcagcaacaacaacaaaaaagagtaatttcttgGACTGACccattttatttctgaatgagGTATCACAAAATCCACAAAGTATGACCAAAATACTCGTAAGGCTTTATAAGGACAAGTCAGTGGGGCTCAGAATGGGGACTTCACCTTCGGGCACTTTGCATAGCGACAGCCATCCCGCTGGCCTTGCCCTCTTCCGTATGCGTGTTCGGCATGAAAGCACACCAaaaaagtggggagaaaaaaaaaaaaaagtaagtatatCCCCGAAGCTCAGCCAACGCTAAGGTAAAAGACTAGGGGCCCCATTGTGTGGCTGCCCAAACCCACAGCCCAGTTCTGGTCCCGGGGTGTGGGCTCTTCCGTGACTGGTCGTGTCCCGCTCCCCGAGCTAACACCGTGCCATGCATGGGGACGGCCCGggcactgctgctgcagccaccgGGGCGCCGGGGGGGACTGGGGTGCCCGGGATACTGGGGGAGTATGGGGTGCTGGGGATGCCGGAGGAGCCAGGGACACCGGGGGAGCCCAGGATGCCCGGGGTGCCGGTGATGCTGGAGAAATCCGGGGCGCCGGGGCAGCCGGAGGTATCGGGGGAGCCCAGGATGCCGGTAATGCCGGGGGAGCTGCGGGAGCCCGGAGTGCCGGAGATGCCGGGGGAGCCGCATGTGCCCGGGGTGCCGGCGGTACCGGGGGAGCTGCGGGAGCCCGGGTTGTCGGGGGTACCGGGGCAGCCCGAGGTGCCGGAGGTACCGAGGGAGCCGGGGGACTCCGGAACGCCCAGGGTACCGCGGGAGCCCGGGATGCCGGTGATGCCGGAGGAGCCCGGGTCGCCGGGGCCCCCCGCGCGGCGGCGGAGCGGTCGACGGAGCGTGGCCCCGCGTCGCCCCTGTCCCTCGGTGCCGGGGCAGCAgcaggcggcggcggtggccgtGCCGGTGCCGGTCCCGCAGAGCCCCCTCCGGAGCCGGCCGTGCAGCATCAGGCAGGCGAAGGGGTTGAGAGCGCTGTTGGCCGCCGCCACGATGCCCAGCGCCGCcagcgcctcccgccgccccccgccgccccccgccgagGCCAGGCCGAGCTCCAGGGCGCTGCGGGGCAGGCGGCAGAGCCCGAAGAGACCCGCCAGCACCAGCGGCAGCCGCAGCGCCcgcgcccggccgcccccggacccccgccgccccccgccgcgccgccgccgtcgGGCGGCCCCGAGGGCGGCCCCGCTGCGGGCGCAGGCCCAGCAGAGCAGCCCGGCGGGGGCCAGGAAGCCGGTGGCCACCCCGTAAGCGGCGAAGGCCAGTCCTTGCCAGCGCGGCAGCTCCTCGAAGACGCTGCGGCAGCGGGGCCcaccggggcgcggggccgggcggaaGGCGAAGGCTTGGGGCAAGGCGAGGAGCGGGgccagcagccagcccagggcGGCCAGCCcgcgggcgggcagggccggTCGGTGCCGTTCCAccgccagcagcaccagcccgTGGGCCGAGGCCAGCGGCCCGCAGCgctgcagcagcggcagcaggcGGCAAGCGAAGCCGCCCGggtggccggccggccccggCAGCTCGGTGGCCAGCCGCGGCAGCAGCGCTAGCCCGCAGCCCGCCAGGTCGGCCAGCGCCAGGTGGCCCATCAGCAGGTCCCGCCGCCGGCGCGGCCGCCCCccgcgcagcccccccagcaccagcccgtTGCCCACCAGCGCCAGCAGCAGGACGGCGCCCGCCCAGGCCGCCCGCGGGccaggggggggcgggggggcgccgGGGGCGGAGAGGTTGTAGCCGGGGGGGAAGGGGTCCTCCTCCATCGGGGCAGCCGCCGCTcgggccccccagttcccccggcggcggcggagcggcgctCCCCGGAGGCATATATAGGGGGGCTGGCCGTCATCCGGCAACGGGGGTGGGCTGCGCGCACGGCGGATCGcacgccccccgcccccggcacctGCGGGTACCTTCCCCCGGTGGTCCTCGTCCCCTGCACCGCCCAGGACGGGCGGGCATCTTCCCCCGGTGGTCCTCACCGCCTGTACAGCAGAGCACCGACGGGCATCTTCCCCCGGTGGTCCTCATCCCCTGCACCGTCCAGGACCGGCGGGCATCTTCCCCCGGCAGCTCCGTAACCTGCTCCCTCCCGGATCGGTCCCCCCGGGCGGCCCTGCCGCTGCCCGCCCCAGCGGAGCATCCTCCGGAGGGCagccggggggtgcggggggtcGCATCACCATTTGTTCTTGGGACCCGGGGCAGCCCCCGACAGCTGCGGCCCTGCCACCCTTGTCCCTAGGGCACGTCGGGTCCATCGTATTTTTCCCTTTGCCCAAAGCAGGGGCGGGAGGTAGAGCAGGGTAGGGCAGTGAATTTACTACAACTCACGCACCTGGCTGTATTTCTAGCTGGAAAAAACAAATCCTTCAGCTGCTCCCAAATCCCTTTGACTGCCATTCCCAGCAGATGGCACTTGGCTGCAGCAACGCCTCCATCCAGCACCGTGTGCGGTGACTCAGAAAACGTCAAAGCAGCCAAACTCTTAAGAAAACATTGGGAAAAATCTAGTAGAAAAATCAAGTTGTAGTACGTGTGTGGGAAtaaccttttctctttttgattgAAGTGTTTTTACCTCTGTTGGCAGGTGCTGCTCTGGTAGTCAGTTGGTGGCTCAGGATTCTGTCGTGGGGCCCAGGGGGGATTATGTGGGTCCTTGTACTCTCTATCTTGTTTGAACGGGTGGTTTTAACACGGtcatcagcctggaaaaaaacaggaCCAAGCAAAATTGGTTATTATTTCACCTTAGAGTATGATGGGGAGCGCGCTTCCCAAGGTGCTGTGGGAGAGCAGACAGGCAAATTGCCGTTTTAATGTGCTTTTGGTATGCAGGTGATGGTCACCAGCTCAGCTGTCTCCTGATCCACACCTAACACCTGTGGCTGTGCTGTTtaaagaaagggaggagaaaacaggTCTTCGTTGGTCTGGTTCCAGCCATGGAGGCAATGTTATCCAGCTGGCACCGAGCCAGGGGCTGAGGTGGAAGAAGGGAAGGTCATGTTGGCTGAAAACCACCTCGGAGGTCTGTTGCCTTTCCCATATGTCGGGTCCTGTCCCAGACGCAaggggcccctcacgacaggagggacattgaggggctggagcgggtccagagaagggcaacggagctggtgaggggtctggagcacaagtcttgtgaggagaggctgagggagctgggggtgttcagcctggagaaaaggaggctgaggggagaccttctcgctctctacaactccctgaaaggagggtgtagccaagggggggttggtctcttctcccaaggaacaggcgatgggacaagaggaaatggccttaagttgccccaggggaggtttagaatggatattgggaacaaattcttcatggaaagggttatgaagccttggaatgggctgcccagggcagtggtggagtcaccatccttggaggtatttaaaagccaggcagatgtggtgatgagggacatgggttagcggTGGGTTTGgaagtgttgggttgatggttggtcttggcgatctgaaatgtcccttccaacctagatgattctaggattctaaggAGGTCTTTTGATATGACAAGTccttagctgcactttttctaaggGAACAAACTCTTTTGCCACTCATTAGCACACTAAGAAGTGTATGTGGCCTTGAGGGTTTTCTTCTGGAGGACCCTGATGTGCCAAGGCAGTTCTTGATCTGCAGTTGGTTGTAGATAAGCATGCAAGTCTTGTAGCCGATGGCTTACCCAAGTGGGACACGTAGGGTCCACCATGTGCTGACAGTCTGGCCGGGTTTCAGACTGGGGCGCCTGGATAATTTACGTGTAGAAAGTCCAGGCTGACTGTGGAGAAACCACGGCTAAATAAGCTGGAGGTTTGGCACCGAGTGTTATTTTACTACTGGTCTGGacatgtacgtgtgtgtgtgctgatGTATGTGGAGGTACATGTGTGTGTCCGTATCTCGTACGTGTACATCTATAGATAACACCATTTTTTAGAGGTGTCTTCATAAAAGTGTTTCTAACCACAGGCTTCTGCATTTTAGGATTTTGGCCAATTTGGGAAGTTTATACGCAGAGCCAGCCAAAAGGTGACAGTAGAAGATTAGGGCTTCCTTACACCATTTCTTGTGGTCAGTTTTCTGCATGCTCTGCTCATTTCCTGAAGAAACTAAGGGTGAGATGCCTCATGGGATGGTCCCGTGGGTCTGGCAGTGACGTTTCGCTTTCTAGGTAAGACTGGGTGGAAGTTCCTGTGAACTGGGAAACAGGGAGTCAGTTTTTCTGGTCGATTGTGTGCAAATCAGATAACAACTTGGCCCTGAAAAAGTGAACAGAAAGCACAGAAACTGGCCACCCTCTTATTTACACCAGTTTTCCCGGTGTAATGGTGTATTAGGAAATGCACAGTTGGTGATCCCAAATGAACACATAATGTAACGCGTGGATCTGAGCAGGGTTTTGGTTCGGGGTGTTCcccttgatggtggtggccggggctCAGGGgcagcagggtggcaggagggacctgGAACTCTCTTCCGCCGTTATCAGGGCAGCCCCAGCGTGTCCCCGCTCCTTATCAGCCCCAGCAGAGCCTCCATACGTCCTCCGTATGCTGCCGTAGGGGCTGTCCCCTCCTCAGGGAGCGAGGGGCCGGGACAGATGCCCTGACAGACGTGAGTGGGGCAGGAGCGGGCACGGCAGGGAGAGGCCATGCTGGACCTCGTCGTTCTGAGCCTccacttcttcctctgcttcctcaTCTTCCTCGCGATCTGGCGTGGACACAAGGTACGGGGTGGCTCACTGCCACCACACCCGCTGCGGCATCCCCCCACCCACaggaccccctcctgccctttttTAGCCTGATTTTTCAGGGGAAGCGAGGGTGCTATGGTTGTATTGGGAATCTGGGGGGAACTGGAACATGTCTGTAAGAAATTTAACAGGAAGGCTGATTTTGTGGTAAAACTACTCATGTCCTCTGCTGGAAGAGGCTGTTAAATGTTTGAAATACataagaggaggaagggggagacagATATATTTGCTAGAAAGCCCAGGTTGAATATAGCTTCTcaataaacaattattttttcccttttgcagatGAAAATGTTATTAACTTGTATCAGTTTGTATTTCTAGCCATAATACTATTGAAAGAGTATTGGATTTACATGCAAAGGCTACCCACCGCATAGCTAAATTGTACAGTATTTTACAAGTAGAGTCCTTGTATTTTTTTGCATATGGCTTTCCAGGGAATATCACGATTAAAGTGCAGAGTAAATGAATAGTGATTGAGAATTTATCGTGCCTCAGGTATCAGGTTTGCAGCATCTGGTGTCCCCAGTCCCAGTCCGTCAGTGAACACGTTTCCCAAACATTATCACCAAGCCCCTGAGCTCTGCTTTGTGTGCGCCTTGATAGTCTTTTACCAAAACTTCTGCTCCTTCCGTCTCACGTGTTGAACGGGTCAGGGTTTCCCTGGGACTGAGACATCCATTCTACACAGAGAAATCCAAACATAAACTGCTTTAGAAGTGGctttttgaatttatttctttttcttatattttaaggATGTGGATTTGCCCAGATCAGGCACAGGCACAGCTGAAACGGAGCTAGACGGTCTTATATTAATTGGCAAAGAAGAAGACATAAAGAAGTCCCAAAGAACAACAGCCAAAGTCAACGGCAGAGAAGTTGTTGTCTTCTACCATGAAGGGAAATTTCATGCTTTGGACTCACGCTGCTACCGTAAGACGTTTGCACATATGATCTCAACGTTGCAACAATTAAGGGTAAATACTGCTGCATAAATTAATATTGTGTTTTACCTTGTTTCAGACGAAGGAGGCCCTTTGCGTCTTGGAGAGATAGAGGTAcgtaagcaaaataaaaataatgtagtgGCATAGAGTTGTGTGAAAACTCTAATGCATTTTTTTGGAATACTTTTAGCTGAACATAACATCAAAAGAAATAGATGTATATGTAAAATACAGCCAAATCACCAAACAAATCTTTTGCCCTAgaggttcttccaggagaagaacCAGAAGCTGATGACTTGCTATTCTTATCTTCTTCCTCTTGCAGGATATCAATGGCCAAGCATGTATTGTTTGCCCTTGGCATAAGTATGTAATTACTTTGGAAACAGGAGAAGGATTGTATGAAGGAATAAACCCTTTGGAGCCATCACCGACGCCGCAGTGGCAATCCAAAGGAGTCAAACAGAGGATTCACAAAGTCACAATAGACAATGGGAACGTTTATTTGAGTCCCCCAGATTTGTCTGTAAGCTTTGACTCTGATTATTTTGCTGACAAGTACAAAAATGGTGGTGATTTATCTATGGAAAAACAAAGCGACTCACAAGCAGCAGAGTAAGGCATGTCCAGAAGGCAGAATCCTGGTGAATGCCCCAACGGAGAACCATTGTCGTGGAATAAAAATGTACTGTGGCCGTGAAAGATTGTCTCCAGATTAAATTCTAGCGTTAATGTTATGTTAAAGCACTGAAACATGTAGAATTGAGTAAGATAAGAAGTTCTGCATTGTCAGAAACGTGACTGATCTTGTGCcaatgactgttttttttttgcacttgcatttcaaaaggacttCTTTACAGCAGAGTGCTTCATAATACTTGATATTTTAGAAATCCTGTCttgttagaatttttttaagttttagaagGGGATGTAGTAAATTACTGCTTAAGGCAATAGTTTACATTGTTAAGGTAAATACTTAGGTGTAAAGGTTATGTTTATATACTTAACAGTTTATACTGCCTTCGGTCTAAATGACATGGAAAGTTTTAACTTTTTAGATACGCAAGCAACTTCTGTAGGTTTATTAAGTGCCATAAAGAGAAGCACAAAACTCAAGCGTGTTTTAGTGACCTTAGTGTATTACTACTGTGATTGCATAgaagtgtttcttttccttctcctcatcGAACTCTTGGTAGTTCATCGAATAACATGACAAGTGTTTGCCATGTATGGCTTGTTCTTGCTGACTCTGTTGGATAAGGAAGGAACTGTTGGGTATAAAAACCTGATACATAATGTCGtggctcttgttttcttttatttattgtgAGTAAGTACATTTTTATACATTCCTTTGAAAAAGCGTGCTTTCAGTTGAGAGCCAAAAGTGAGGTTTCTCTGGGTGCGTTCACTGTGTAGTACCAGGTTTGCCCCGACAACCCCTCAGAGAAAGTTCCTCCCCCGAGCTGTGCTGGATGAGGGTCAGGCTGGGCTCCGGGACATGGTGGGTTCTCCTGCCCACCTGAGGTTCGGGGTGTAGAGATGCTTCCCCTGTCAACACTCAGCACACTCCTCTCACACAGCTGCAGCTCtttggggtgtgttttggggtgatTTGTTGGCTGTTTATGAGGTTGGGTCATAATCAGGTTCGGTTTGAGGTTGTCTGGTCTCTGTCTGTGTGTTTCTTCTGTGCACGCAGAGGATTGTCCGGTTTTTAGTGTCTGTGCCGGGTAAGTGGGTCTGTGTCAACACCATTGTTcctataaatgtatttaaaagcagCGAGGCGTGGGGAAGTATCAGAGGAAAACATCTGTGCCCGATGGATCACTGTGAAAAAGGCAAAGCACACAATCGATTTAAATTTAGATGTTCACAATTTGGATGTCCACCATTTGGATGTCCACCTCTGATCATGACTCCTTGCCTTGTTTCTGTGTTCAACAGGGAGACTGTGCACCTTCAAGGTGTTCTTCAGCTGAcctgtttcagttttgttttagaaCTACAGCACAGAAatgccttccttcttctccttcttcttctcctcctcctcctcctgcttctctcaCTGACCGCTCATCCAGCCACTGCTGGTGAGATCAGATTCTTCTCTCAGATTAatcacattttcatcatctgtaGGAAATGCTGTGACGTACTGACcagttctgtggggttttttttgtttgttggtgtgttttttgaAGGAATGCTTAcccttctcccctcacagccACGGGGCAGATGGTGGGAAGGTGGGAGGTGATAGAGCTGATGCTCCAAGGAGCCTGGACCACGCATGCCTTTGGATGGGGCCAGGGAGATGGAgaatctttcccttcccttcccttcccttcccttcccttcccttcccttcccttcccttcccttcccttcccttcccttcccttcccttcccttcccttcccttcccttcccttcccttcccttcccttcccttcccttcccttcccttcccttcccttcccttcccttcccttcccttcccttcccttcccttcccttcccttcccttcccttcccttcccttcccttcccttcccttcccttcccttcccttcccttttcaccCAGCTGACTGCACCTGCAATAAAACCCGACCATCGATGTCTTGTCCTGCTGAAGGACATGGATCAtataaaagaaaaggattatAAGGTCTTCAGATATACCTGCATTGACTCATATGATTCCTTAGagtgtatttttattgcttttttttttttttttaatactgcgaTAATGGAAATTAGctatttaaattaataaagatgCAGTTCAGTCTAAGAAAGTACCAATTATGAGTAATATGCTTTTGCCTGTGTGACATTTAGTAGAAGGTTAGTAACAGGAAGTTTTACTTGAAAGTTTCATGAACACGTTCATATTAGTGGAAGAGCGCTCAGGCTTTTGCAGAATTGCAATTTTCTGGCTAAAATCCAGCAAAGTGTTTAATCATATGTTTGCTGTTAATCATATGAAATCAGTGGAACTGCATGTCCAGGCTGAGGTAAGTCCCTTTCCTTCGGTACTTCTCAAGCCTAATAACTATCTGCAAGcttttcagctggttttgcttttactttaaaCATGTCCTTATTTGCCGGGAGATCTCATTAATTTAATATCTAAAGGTTGTCACTTAGTTTGCTTTCCCCTCAATTTTCTTGTTGATGATCACAGAAGGAACAGAGAATTATTAACTCCGGTGGCTGTGAACAAAGGAGGGAGAGTTACCTCGCTGTTAGatatactttttttattattattttttgacagcAAAGAACAAAACCTGCAGTGTGTTAAAGTTTctacctttaaaaatatatatgcactATTCCATTTTATTTGTCTGAGCTTTGAAGTGCTAGAAGATGCGCCTAATTTGAAAATACTGTGGACATTTCTAAGTCTCTTGCCCTACCAGCCCTTTGTAGGTCTGTAGTTATATTAACATATCGC is a window of Numenius arquata chromosome Z, bNumArq3.hap1.1, whole genome shotgun sequence DNA encoding:
- the RFESD gene encoding Rieske domain-containing protein, whose amino-acid sequence is MLDLVVLSLHFFLCFLIFLAIWRGHKDVDLPRSGTGTAETELDGLILIGKEEDIKKSQRTTAKVNGREVVVFYHEGKFHALDSRCYHEGGPLRLGEIEDINGQACIVCPWHKYVITLETGEGLYEGINPLEPSPTPQWQSKGVKQRIHKVTIDNGNVYLSPPDLSVSFDSDYFADKYKNGGDLSMEKQSDSQAAE